One stretch of Thermanaerosceptrum fracticalcis DNA includes these proteins:
- a CDS encoding tripartite tricarboxylate transporter substrate binding protein, which yields MKKQARIKQLIVCLLASCLIISILLTGCGSVNDGKAKQVEWPQKEKVVKVIVPYGTGGGADQVGRILSGVLEKKGIGKFVVENKVGGTGSIGLMDVMKSNPDGYTLGILPSNISIFKVAGVAPITYKDFKPVIAVNYDACALIVRADSEWKNFDDFKKTASNKELNIATGSAGGIWHLGAIKLQQATGLKFNMIPMTTGGAPAATTLMGKHVDGIIVAPNEAASQIKSGEFKILGIMAPERSQNFKDVPTFKELGYDVDIRSLRGIAVPKDTPDAIVKKIHDAFKEAANDQQYLDYMKTSLSNATYMNSEEYAKYCEKELEQYTKLMKDAGLAKN from the coding sequence GTGAAAAAGCAAGCTAGAATCAAACAATTGATTGTTTGTTTATTAGCATCATGTCTTATTATCAGTATCTTATTAACTGGTTGTGGCTCAGTTAATGATGGCAAAGCAAAACAGGTCGAATGGCCCCAAAAAGAAAAAGTAGTAAAAGTAATTGTGCCATATGGAACCGGTGGTGGTGCTGACCAAGTTGGTCGAATTCTCTCGGGTGTTTTAGAAAAAAAGGGTATTGGTAAATTTGTAGTGGAAAATAAAGTTGGTGGTACTGGTTCCATAGGATTAATGGATGTAATGAAATCTAATCCTGATGGATACACCCTTGGAATTTTACCTTCGAATATATCAATTTTTAAAGTTGCAGGAGTTGCTCCCATCACATATAAGGATTTTAAACCCGTCATAGCCGTAAACTATGATGCCTGTGCTTTAATAGTTAGAGCGGATTCAGAATGGAAAAATTTCGATGATTTTAAAAAGACCGCTTCAAATAAGGAGTTAAACATTGCCACAGGATCAGCTGGTGGTATATGGCATCTTGGAGCAATTAAATTGCAACAGGCAACGGGTCTAAAGTTTAACATGATTCCTATGACTACCGGAGGTGCCCCTGCAGCAACTACGCTTATGGGTAAACATGTAGACGGTATAATCGTTGCGCCAAATGAAGCTGCTTCCCAAATCAAGTCAGGGGAATTCAAAATATTGGGAATTATGGCTCCAGAACGCAGCCAAAACTTTAAGGATGTACCTACTTTCAAGGAATTAGGTTATGATGTGGATATACGTTCTTTGCGGGGTATTGCTGTTCCCAAAGACACACCTGATGCAATCGTTAAAAAGATTCATGATGCATTCAAAGAAGCTGCAAATGATCAGCAGTACCTTGATTACATGAAAACCAGCTTATCTAATGCTACTTACATGAATAGCGAAGAATATGCTAAGTATTGTGAAAAGGAATTGGAGCAATATACCAAATTAATGAAGGATGCAGGGCTGGCCAAAAATTAA
- a CDS encoding tripartite tricarboxylate transporter permease: protein MDVLSGLLHGLSVALIPQNIMACFLGAFLGTVTGVLPGLGPTSAMALLLPLTFGLPTEASIIMLAGIYYGAMYGGSTTSILLNMPGEAASMVTCFDGYQLSRKGRGGAALAVSALGSWVAGTLAVLALMLFAPSLARFALLFAPPEYFAITLLGLLTLNNLTGKSFIKASLMTIIGMMIGTIGMDSLSGYTRFVLTPSMLEGIDLVPVLMGLFGLSEVLLMAGEPSQAIDVMKVKFRELYPTKQEIKKSILPILRGTIIGFPIGLLPGPAAVLSSMASYKVEKSISKYPEEFGNGAIEGVAGPESANNAASTGTLVPLFALGLPFAPPAAMLLSGLMIHGINPGPLFITQHADLFWAVIGSMYIGNVMLLFLNLPFVGIFASLIKTPPRILMPIITSIMIIGAYSLNNSTFDIGIMLLFGIIGLVLKKLDFATSPLIIGLVLGPMFEENLRQGLLMVKGNFSLFFSRPLAAIFLILSIFLIIWPFIGGKKMRRIKGDLNS, encoded by the coding sequence TTGGATGTTTTGTCTGGTTTACTACATGGATTATCAGTTGCTCTCATACCACAAAATATTATGGCTTGTTTTTTAGGGGCTTTTCTCGGTACAGTTACTGGCGTGTTGCCAGGGCTGGGACCCACATCGGCCATGGCTTTACTTTTACCATTAACCTTTGGGTTACCCACTGAAGCCAGTATTATAATGTTAGCCGGTATTTATTATGGAGCAATGTATGGAGGGTCCACCACCTCAATTCTTCTCAATATGCCTGGAGAAGCAGCTTCTATGGTCACCTGTTTTGATGGTTATCAATTGTCGCGTAAGGGAAGAGGTGGGGCTGCATTAGCAGTGTCTGCGCTTGGTTCATGGGTTGCCGGAACCCTTGCCGTTTTAGCTTTAATGCTTTTCGCACCAAGCCTGGCTAGATTTGCCTTGTTGTTTGCACCACCAGAATACTTTGCTATAACACTGCTGGGCCTACTCACCCTTAATAACTTAACTGGCAAGTCGTTCATCAAAGCCAGTTTGATGACAATTATAGGCATGATGATAGGCACTATCGGTATGGATTCATTAAGCGGTTATACTCGATTTGTTTTAACTCCCTCAATGTTAGAAGGAATTGACCTTGTTCCAGTACTTATGGGACTTTTCGGACTGTCTGAAGTGTTATTAATGGCAGGGGAACCATCCCAAGCCATTGACGTGATGAAAGTAAAGTTTAGGGAATTATATCCCACAAAACAGGAGATAAAGAAATCTATTCTACCAATTTTACGGGGAACTATTATTGGATTTCCTATAGGGCTTTTACCTGGTCCTGCAGCCGTTCTCTCATCTATGGCTTCCTACAAAGTTGAAAAGAGTATATCCAAATATCCCGAAGAATTTGGTAATGGAGCAATTGAAGGGGTTGCAGGTCCCGAATCCGCAAATAATGCTGCTTCAACTGGAACTCTAGTTCCTTTATTTGCCCTGGGACTTCCTTTTGCACCACCTGCGGCTATGCTTTTAAGTGGGCTAATGATTCATGGCATTAATCCTGGACCACTTTTTATCACTCAACACGCGGACTTATTTTGGGCTGTGATCGGAAGTATGTATATTGGTAATGTAATGCTTCTGTTTCTAAATTTGCCTTTTGTAGGGATTTTTGCTTCACTGATTAAGACGCCACCAAGAATTTTAATGCCTATCATAACAAGCATTATGATAATCGGCGCTTATAGTCTTAACAACAGTACGTTTGACATAGGTATTATGCTACTATTCGGAATAATAGGACTGGTTCTTAAAAAGTTAGATTTTGCAACTTCGCCTTTAATCATTGGTCTTGTATTAGGACCAATGTTTGAGGAAAATCTGCGCCAAGGGCTCCTAATGGTAAAAGGTAATTTTTCATTGTTCTTTAGCAGACCTTTAGCGGCAATATTTTTAATATTAAGCATATTCCTTATAATCTGGCCTTTCATTGGGGGTAAGAAGATGAGAAGAATTAAGGGTGACTTAAATTCCTAA
- a CDS encoding tripartite tricarboxylate transporter TctB family protein, translated as MDSAKSEKWFALALLLICLIYLFTSLSIPTGTVSKPGPGFFPIILGLIGTLLAVGVTINGFKSSKHEKVNQDSYQERLQQDNIKRIIQYIMILTISILTFKILGAILTVFFLTIVLARICGQQGWIIPVIMGIVCASCLHFIFVKFFSIPLPEGLMRLVI; from the coding sequence ATGGATAGTGCAAAAAGCGAAAAGTGGTTTGCCCTTGCACTGTTGCTTATTTGCTTGATTTATCTTTTCACTTCGCTTTCTATCCCAACCGGTACTGTATCAAAACCTGGACCAGGTTTTTTCCCAATTATTCTAGGCTTAATAGGAACATTATTAGCTGTTGGAGTAACGATTAATGGGTTTAAAAGTTCAAAACATGAGAAGGTAAATCAAGATTCCTATCAAGAAAGACTACAACAAGACAACATAAAACGAATTATTCAATATATTATGATACTAACTATATCCATTCTTACCTTTAAGATTTTGGGTGCCATACTGACAGTATTTTTTTTAACAATAGTATTGGCCCGGATTTGTGGACAACAAGGTTGGATTATTCCGGTAATAATGGGTATTGTGTGTGCATCATGCCTACACTTCATTTTTGTTAAATTCTTTAGTATTCCTTTACCTGAAGGGTTGATGCGTTTAGTGATTTGA
- a CDS encoding GntR family transcriptional regulator, with the protein MESKIIRAEPLYLQAYNQLKKDITEGNLKSGQRLTDQQLAEWLGISRTPVREAARILCREGLLLYDNGSVSVYTPTLEDIAQVYVLRASLESTAASIVAVKVNKNTITNKLEEIIKDSITASSKNDYVALQKLNREFHRLIIYSSEMQILGEFYEPLDTKMAIFRSRTLKENLPRRISIEEHESLLNFIIKGDVLSCKRAAEKHILSAGKRAIEVYVEQEGLKISNDLLKTLNYIDFCLESQ; encoded by the coding sequence TTGGAAAGTAAAATAATTAGGGCTGAACCCTTATATTTACAGGCCTATAATCAACTAAAGAAAGACATAACTGAAGGTAATCTAAAGTCCGGTCAGAGATTAACAGATCAACAGTTGGCTGAATGGTTAGGGATTAGTCGCACACCGGTAAGAGAAGCAGCAAGAATTTTGTGCCGAGAAGGGTTACTCCTATATGATAATGGGTCCGTATCCGTTTACACTCCTACTCTGGAGGATATAGCTCAAGTCTATGTATTACGTGCTTCTCTTGAAAGTACAGCTGCATCTATAGTTGCAGTTAAGGTAAATAAGAATACAATAACCAATAAATTAGAGGAAATTATTAAAGATAGTATTACTGCTTCTAGCAAAAATGATTATGTAGCACTCCAAAAATTGAATAGAGAGTTTCACAGACTTATAATTTATTCTTCTGAAATGCAAATACTGGGAGAGTTTTATGAACCCCTTGATACCAAAATGGCAATCTTTCGCTCCAGGACTTTAAAGGAAAATTTGCCAAGGAGGATCTCAATCGAAGAACATGAAAGTCTATTGAATTTTATTATTAAAGGTGATGTGCTGTCTTGTAAGCGAGCAGCAGAAAAACATATTTTATCTGCAGGAAAAAGAGCTATAGAAGTATATGTTGAACAGGAAGGTTTAAAAATTAGTAACGATTTACTTAAAACATTAAACTATATAGATTTTTGCTTAGAAAGCCAGTAG